A DNA window from Streptomyces sp. CA-278952 contains the following coding sequences:
- the glmU gene encoding bifunctional UDP-N-acetylglucosamine diphosphorylase/glucosamine-1-phosphate N-acetyltransferase GlmU, whose protein sequence is MSATSPAAVVVLAAGEGTRMKSKTPKVLHEISGRSLVGHVVAAARELDPQHLVVVVGHASEQVTAHLNAGDAPVRTAFQAEQNGTGHAVRMGLEELGGAVEGTVIVVCGDTPLLSGETLGALAATHAADANAVTVLSAEVPDSTGYGRIVRDPATGAVTEIVEHKDATDEQRAIREINSGVFAFDGRLLGEALGKVRTDNSQGEEYLTDVLSILREAGHRVGASVAGDHREILGINNRLQLAQARRLLNERLLERAMLAGVTVVDPSSTLIDATVTYERDAVVHPGTQLLGTTHLAEDSEVGPNSRIGDTVVGAGARVDNSVTDSAEIGAGALVGPYAYLRPGTRLGTKAKAGTYVEMKNATIGEGTKVPHLSYVGDATIGDHTNIGAASVFVNYDGVAKHHTTIGSHCRTGSDNMFVAPVTVGDGVYTAAGSVITKDVPAGSLAVARGQQRNIEGWVARKRPGSAAAQAAQASSRETDGQS, encoded by the coding sequence GTGAGCGCAACCAGCCCGGCAGCCGTCGTCGTCCTCGCAGCGGGTGAGGGCACCCGCATGAAGTCGAAGACACCCAAGGTCCTGCACGAGATCTCCGGGCGCTCGCTCGTCGGACATGTCGTCGCCGCCGCCCGTGAGCTGGACCCCCAGCACCTAGTCGTGGTCGTCGGACATGCCAGCGAGCAGGTCACCGCGCACCTGAACGCCGGCGACGCCCCCGTGCGCACCGCCTTTCAGGCCGAGCAGAACGGGACCGGGCACGCCGTCCGCATGGGTCTCGAGGAGCTGGGCGGCGCCGTCGAGGGCACCGTGATCGTCGTCTGCGGCGACACCCCCCTGCTGTCCGGCGAGACGCTCGGCGCGCTCGCCGCCACCCACGCCGCCGACGCCAACGCGGTCACCGTCCTGAGCGCCGAGGTCCCCGACTCCACCGGCTACGGGCGCATCGTGCGCGACCCCGCCACCGGTGCGGTCACCGAGATCGTCGAGCACAAGGACGCCACCGACGAGCAGCGGGCGATCCGGGAGATCAACTCCGGGGTGTTCGCGTTCGACGGGCGGCTGTTGGGCGAGGCGCTGGGCAAGGTGCGCACCGACAACAGCCAGGGCGAGGAGTACCTCACCGACGTGCTGTCCATCCTGCGCGAGGCCGGGCACCGGGTCGGGGCCTCCGTGGCGGGCGACCACCGGGAGATCCTCGGCATCAACAACCGGCTCCAGTTGGCGCAGGCGCGCCGGCTGCTCAACGAGCGGCTGCTGGAGCGGGCGATGCTCGCGGGCGTGACCGTGGTGGACCCGTCGTCCACGCTGATCGACGCGACGGTGACGTACGAGCGGGACGCGGTGGTGCACCCGGGGACCCAGCTGCTGGGGACCACGCACCTCGCGGAGGACAGCGAGGTGGGGCCGAACTCGCGGATCGGGGACACCGTCGTCGGTGCCGGGGCCCGGGTGGACAACTCGGTGACGGACTCGGCGGAGATCGGGGCGGGGGCGCTCGTCGGCCCGTACGCCTATCTGCGGCCGGGTACCCGGCTGGGGACGAAGGCCAAGGCCGGTACGTACGTGGAGATGAAGAACGCGACGATCGGGGAAGGGACCAAGGTCCCGCATCTGAGTTACGTCGGTGACGCGACGATCGGTGATCACACCAACATCGGTGCGGCGAGCGTCTTCGTGAACTACGACGGTGTCGCCAAGCACCACACGACGATCGGTTCTCACTGCCGTACCGGTTCGGACAATATGTTTGTGGCGCCCGTCACGGTCGGGGACGGGGTCTACACCGCCGCCGGGTCGGTCATCACCAAGGACGTGCCCGCCGGTTCACTGGCCGTGGCGCGGGGCCAGCAGCGGAATATCGAGGGTTGGGTGGCCCGGAAGCGGCCGGGCAGCGCCGCCGCGCAGGCCGCTCAGGCGTCGTCGCGGGAGACCGACGGGCAAAGCTGA
- a CDS encoding SUKH-3 domain-containing protein: MHDRQQHSTTRFPVAVDAALREAGWQPGRWDIRQAEEWADTLRSHASPAGHQHAVFPAAVEAWAEFGGLHITASAPGRHIAPAAVRIDPLSGLHLARTLADLGRALETEVSPLGAEGEEQAVLAIDTDGRVYSIDHTGDWFLGQDIDEALATLVTGTQPARLTSA; this comes from the coding sequence ATGCACGACCGCCAGCAGCACTCCACCACCCGATTCCCCGTCGCCGTCGACGCCGCCCTGCGCGAAGCGGGCTGGCAGCCCGGGCGCTGGGACATCCGCCAGGCCGAGGAATGGGCCGACACCCTGCGCTCCCACGCCTCCCCGGCCGGCCACCAGCACGCCGTCTTCCCGGCCGCGGTCGAGGCCTGGGCGGAGTTCGGCGGCCTCCACATCACCGCGTCCGCACCCGGCCGGCACATCGCACCCGCCGCCGTGCGCATCGACCCGCTCAGCGGCCTCCACCTGGCGCGGACCCTCGCGGACCTCGGCCGCGCCCTGGAGACGGAGGTCAGCCCGCTCGGGGCGGAGGGCGAGGAGCAGGCGGTCCTGGCGATCGACACGGACGGCCGGGTGTACAGCATCGACCACACGGGCGACTGGTTCCTGGGCCAGGACATCGACGAGGCCCTGGCCACCCTGGTCACCGGCACCCAACCGGCCCGCCTGACCTCCGCCTGA
- a CDS encoding SUKH-4 family immunity protein: MVTFAQAQERADEWVNGDVPAYQHREVRVREFELGFVVWAEDRAEGPVSDGGRQRLVIARDSGEATLWPGLPVGEVIRRYEEDYGTPAGAPVAAPEPPRRVDLNQTSFLLTPPEWLQEAADKLGIPDHRAERRESAEAAVAASGAPAAPAASVSEPGPVPSAVADASPLPSSPASAGGSAASWPAAGGDAHEPTASDGVPAGATPWAGTDTNSDSDDGAVPLPATVFAPPLSGTDDEEAPPLVVPAEAPTALMSGGSQLPRTQVAQALRPGQGPPGGAGDIADAATSKAVVPPRGARGGGSSAPPPPGAPGVPGMPPGATPPPSGPGAPGAPAGGYVPTQLVSQLGPPGATPPPGPLPGSTPPPGPPGPPGPPGPPPGSTPPPGGGMHHAATMFADGSSIGAGVAGAPRPPGPPGPPGAPGVPQPPGPPGVPGAPQPPGPPGPPPGSTPPPGGVHHAETMFASPGQVGPPSPPGPPGPPGAPGASPVGAPGPVPQPPGPPGPPPGGHTPPPAAYGYPQQPTGQPTVGPGYQAVLRFRAPDGSEQQLIRRSAPGTPHPEWQMLHELRAMNVPPQQVIELHTELESCELPGGYCARMIRETWPQVRITSVAPYGTDHASRQQGMQHLLTHQGELHQVADGPARPAPVRAPLPQMPPAPALPPEAVAEELVQAFGPQGILRFDQRAVSRQGVPEIVAHTLVWAGLPADFGPFFWAQPGQPVVPTLAELAVQRQVQPAPDAGSYLVMGTDFGRAICVQYGTANIVAVPVEAGPGGQSVPPQFVNTGLPEFVRSMALLGRMWRLRFGLNPEQAGRWTVDFQAQLVALDPAALASPESWWSVLLEQMWDGLI, from the coding sequence GTGGTGACTTTCGCGCAGGCACAGGAGCGGGCGGACGAGTGGGTCAACGGTGACGTGCCCGCGTACCAGCACCGTGAGGTACGGGTCCGTGAGTTCGAGCTGGGTTTCGTGGTGTGGGCCGAGGACCGGGCGGAGGGCCCCGTGTCGGACGGGGGCCGTCAGCGGCTGGTGATCGCGCGGGACAGCGGTGAGGCGACGTTGTGGCCGGGGCTGCCGGTGGGTGAGGTGATCCGGCGGTACGAGGAGGATTACGGGACTCCGGCCGGTGCGCCGGTCGCGGCTCCCGAGCCGCCGCGGCGGGTGGACCTGAACCAGACGTCGTTCCTGTTGACGCCGCCGGAGTGGCTCCAGGAGGCGGCGGACAAGCTGGGGATTCCGGATCATCGTGCGGAGCGCCGGGAGTCGGCGGAGGCGGCCGTGGCCGCCTCCGGTGCGCCCGCCGCCCCTGCCGCTTCCGTTTCCGAGCCCGGCCCTGTGCCCTCCGCTGTCGCGGACGCGTCGCCGCTGCCTTCCTCGCCCGCTTCCGCCGGGGGTTCCGCCGCGTCGTGGCCCGCCGCCGGCGGCGACGCCCACGAGCCCACGGCCTCCGACGGGGTGCCCGCAGGAGCGACCCCCTGGGCGGGTACGGACACCAACTCGGACTCCGACGACGGGGCCGTTCCGCTGCCCGCGACGGTGTTCGCGCCGCCGCTGTCGGGCACGGACGACGAGGAGGCCCCGCCGCTGGTCGTCCCGGCGGAGGCGCCCACGGCCCTGATGTCCGGGGGCAGTCAGCTGCCGCGTACGCAGGTGGCGCAGGCGCTCCGGCCGGGCCAGGGTCCCCCGGGCGGGGCGGGTGACATCGCGGACGCGGCCACCAGCAAGGCGGTCGTGCCGCCGCGCGGGGCTCGCGGGGGCGGTTCGTCGGCCCCGCCGCCGCCCGGCGCCCCGGGGGTTCCCGGGATGCCGCCCGGTGCGACGCCGCCGCCTTCGGGTCCGGGTGCGCCCGGTGCTCCGGCGGGCGGGTACGTCCCGACGCAGCTCGTGTCCCAGCTCGGCCCGCCCGGTGCCACCCCGCCGCCGGGGCCGCTGCCGGGCTCCACGCCGCCTCCCGGGCCGCCCGGGCCTCCTGGGCCTCCCGGTCCGCCGCCCGGTTCCACGCCGCCCCCGGGCGGGGGGATGCACCATGCCGCGACGATGTTCGCCGACGGGAGCAGCATCGGTGCGGGCGTCGCGGGTGCGCCCAGGCCGCCGGGTCCGCCGGGGCCGCCCGGTGCCCCGGGAGTTCCGCAGCCTCCCGGCCCGCCCGGTGTTCCGGGTGCGCCGCAGCCTCCCGGTCCGCCGGGTCCGCCGCCCGGTTCCACGCCGCCTCCCGGTGGGGTGCACCACGCGGAGACGATGTTCGCGAGCCCGGGGCAGGTGGGGCCGCCGAGCCCTCCCGGTCCTCCCGGTCCTCCCGGGGCCCCCGGCGCTTCGCCGGTCGGAGCCCCCGGTCCCGTACCGCAGCCGCCGGGTCCGCCCGGTCCGCCGCCCGGTGGGCACACTCCGCCGCCGGCGGCGTACGGCTATCCGCAGCAGCCCACCGGTCAGCCGACCGTGGGCCCCGGCTACCAGGCCGTGCTGCGGTTCCGGGCTCCGGACGGCAGCGAGCAGCAGCTGATCCGCCGTTCGGCGCCGGGCACCCCGCACCCCGAGTGGCAGATGCTGCACGAGCTGCGGGCGATGAACGTGCCGCCGCAGCAGGTCATCGAGCTGCACACCGAGCTGGAGTCCTGTGAGCTGCCGGGCGGTTACTGCGCCCGGATGATCCGGGAGACCTGGCCGCAGGTGCGGATCACCAGCGTCGCCCCGTACGGCACGGATCACGCCAGCCGTCAGCAGGGCATGCAGCATCTGCTGACGCACCAGGGCGAGCTGCACCAGGTCGCGGACGGCCCGGCGCGGCCCGCGCCGGTGCGGGCGCCGCTGCCGCAGATGCCGCCCGCGCCCGCGCTGCCGCCGGAGGCGGTGGCCGAGGAGCTGGTGCAGGCGTTCGGTCCGCAGGGCATCCTGCGGTTCGACCAGCGGGCGGTGTCCCGTCAGGGGGTGCCGGAGATCGTCGCGCACACCTTGGTGTGGGCGGGGCTGCCCGCCGATTTCGGGCCGTTCTTCTGGGCGCAGCCGGGTCAGCCGGTGGTGCCGACGCTGGCCGAGCTGGCGGTGCAGCGGCAGGTGCAGCCCGCGCCGGACGCGGGGTCGTATCTGGTGATGGGCACGGACTTCGGCCGGGCGATCTGTGTGCAGTACGGGACGGCGAACATCGTGGCCGTGCCGGTGGAGGCGGGTCCCGGTGGGCAGTCGGTGCCGCCGCAGTTCGTGAACACCGGGCTGCCGGAGTTCGTGCGGTCGATGGCGTTGCTGGGCCGGATGTGGCGGTTGCGGTTCGGCCTGAACCCGGAGCAGGCGGGCCGTTGGACCGTCGATTTCCAGGCACAGCTGGTGGCGCTGGACCCGGCGGCGCTGGCGTCGCCGGAGAGCTGGTGGTCGGTGCTGCTGGAGCAGATGTGGGACGGCCTGATCTGA
- a CDS encoding YwqJ-related putative deaminase, whose protein sequence is MHSTQTATSGDPRLSWSSTETSRTPRLIHRRDGILPAVAAALSVRGETLTCTAGKGDQPPVLHPLVQDFLDTLTSGQRERFTGRCPEAILLSRQLTAAESGRSKRAQRKPLTNGEARRALKHSRLTTRRIREDGDPLHGSYAPPCRSCSALLSHFGVRPVDLTSTGTATTAEKG, encoded by the coding sequence ATGCATTCCACACAAACCGCCACATCGGGGGATCCGCGCCTCAGCTGGAGCAGCACCGAGACCAGCCGTACACCCCGACTGATCCACCGCCGCGACGGGATCCTCCCCGCCGTGGCCGCCGCGCTGTCCGTACGCGGCGAGACCCTGACCTGCACCGCCGGCAAAGGGGACCAGCCACCGGTACTGCACCCACTCGTCCAGGACTTCCTCGACACCCTCACCAGCGGCCAGCGCGAACGCTTCACCGGCCGCTGCCCCGAAGCCATACTGCTCTCCCGCCAACTCACCGCCGCCGAGAGCGGACGCTCCAAACGCGCCCAGCGAAAACCCCTGACCAACGGGGAAGCACGCCGCGCGCTCAAACACTCCCGGCTCACCACCCGCCGCATCCGCGAGGACGGCGACCCCCTCCACGGCAGCTACGCACCACCCTGCCGGTCCTGCTCCGCACTCCTGTCCCACTTCGGCGTACGCCCCGTCGACCTGACCTCCACCGGCACCGCGACCACCGCCGAGAAGGGCTGA
- a CDS encoding sensor histidine kinase — protein sequence MTATGADREAAGSTTRGYWWWERRRGVALDVGLALVSALECGLEGVEFARNTGVPVPVGVVFGLLAGSVLLVRRRWPIAVVLVTVAMTPAEMGFLMALVGLYTLAASEVPRRITVVLAGMALVGTFIVTWVRLRQSVAEQADFGPGGWYVPLMSVFMAVGLTAPSVLLGLYIGARRRLMESLRERADSLERELSLLADRAEERAEWARTEERTRIAREMHDVVAHRVSLMVVHAAALQAVAPKDPAKAVRNAALVGDMGRQALTELREMLGVLRTGDALIAPAAAGAVPLASVRKAAVAAAATAASEDGPRLHELEALVAQSRQAGMVVELSVDGAARPYPPEVEQTAFRVVQEALTNVHKHAAGAKTWVRLAHREAEVAMQVENGPSDAAAADAGLPSGGNGLVGMRERVLGLGGVFVSGPTDAGGFRVSAVLPDALGDA from the coding sequence ATGACCGCAACGGGGGCAGACCGGGAAGCGGCGGGATCGACCACCCGCGGCTACTGGTGGTGGGAGCGGCGACGCGGTGTCGCCCTGGACGTGGGACTGGCGCTGGTGTCGGCGCTGGAGTGTGGCCTGGAGGGGGTGGAGTTCGCCCGGAACACCGGGGTGCCGGTGCCGGTGGGCGTGGTGTTCGGGCTGTTGGCGGGTTCGGTGCTGCTGGTGCGCCGGCGGTGGCCGATCGCCGTGGTGCTCGTGACGGTCGCGATGACGCCCGCGGAGATGGGCTTCCTGATGGCTCTGGTGGGCCTCTACACGCTGGCCGCGTCCGAGGTGCCGCGCCGGATCACCGTCGTCCTGGCGGGGATGGCGCTGGTGGGGACGTTCATCGTCACCTGGGTGCGGCTGCGGCAGAGCGTGGCCGAGCAGGCCGACTTCGGGCCGGGGGGCTGGTACGTCCCGCTGATGTCCGTCTTCATGGCGGTGGGGCTCACGGCCCCGTCCGTGCTGCTCGGCCTCTACATAGGGGCCAGGCGCCGTCTGATGGAGAGCCTGCGGGAGCGGGCCGATTCGCTGGAGCGGGAGCTGTCGCTGCTCGCGGACCGGGCCGAGGAGCGGGCCGAGTGGGCGCGTACGGAGGAGCGGACCCGGATCGCCCGGGAGATGCATGACGTGGTGGCCCACCGGGTGAGCCTGATGGTGGTCCACGCCGCCGCCCTCCAGGCGGTAGCGCCGAAGGATCCGGCGAAGGCGGTGCGCAACGCGGCGCTGGTCGGGGACATGGGGCGGCAGGCGCTGACGGAGTTGCGCGAGATGCTCGGGGTGTTGCGCACCGGGGACGCGTTGATCGCGCCGGCCGCCGCGGGGGCGGTTCCGCTGGCGTCGGTGAGGAAGGCGGCTGTCGCGGCCGCCGCCACCGCCGCGTCCGAGGACGGGCCCCGGCTGCATGAGCTGGAGGCGTTGGTGGCGCAGTCGCGGCAGGCGGGGATGGTCGTGGAGCTGTCGGTGGACGGTGCGGCGCGGCCGTATCCGCCGGAGGTCGAGCAGACGGCGTTCCGGGTGGTGCAGGAGGCGCTGACGAACGTGCACAAGCATGCGGCGGGCGCGAAGACGTGGGTGCGGCTCGCGCATCGGGAGGCCGAGGTCGCGATGCAGGTGGAGAACGGTCCTTCGGACGCGGCGGCGGCGGATGCGGGGTTGCCGAGTGGGGGGAACGGGCTGGTGGGGATGCGGGAGCGGGTGCTGGGGCTGGGGGGTGTGTTCGTGTCCGGTCCGACGGACGCGGGGGGCTTCCGGGTTTCGGCGGTGCTTCCGGACGCGTTGGGCGACGCCTGA
- a CDS encoding SMI1/KNR4 family protein, producing MTTGRLGQQAAPPNAAYAGQVVNFPDPVRASRHPRGVRMDGNGHPVLSPYARAAAEIADPPPGFGIDELRLTDYVSANAALAASGHDLWDTIPAVATPHGWTWHHVPGGRRMELVPVEVKALLRHHGGLAGTDVDQNRRGTRPLQETRPAHFRLPRGAAAVSEQQVQGVEEDLGYRLPGAYRSFLKVAGGSAPVGAALDAELGLLVDQPFFTVRDEAAVNDLVYVNKCLRDHFTKDFLGVAFVQGGILAVKVRGQDLGSVWFCPYDDARDRDGWSVQERVERLLLPCGADFDAFLQRLAGNPPELETVANLMVDGGFARAVPVEG from the coding sequence ATGACGACAGGTCGGCTCGGGCAGCAAGCCGCGCCACCGAACGCCGCTTACGCCGGGCAGGTCGTGAACTTCCCGGACCCGGTCCGGGCGTCCCGCCACCCCAGAGGGGTGCGGATGGACGGGAACGGTCACCCGGTTCTTTCGCCGTATGCGCGTGCCGCCGCCGAGATCGCCGATCCGCCTCCTGGTTTCGGTATCGATGAGCTGCGCCTCACCGACTACGTGTCGGCGAACGCGGCGTTGGCGGCGAGCGGTCACGACCTGTGGGACACGATTCCCGCGGTGGCGACCCCGCACGGCTGGACCTGGCATCACGTGCCGGGCGGTCGGCGGATGGAGTTGGTGCCGGTCGAGGTGAAGGCGCTGCTGCGTCATCACGGCGGTCTGGCGGGCACGGACGTGGATCAGAACCGGCGTGGCACCCGCCCGTTGCAGGAGACCCGCCCGGCGCACTTCCGGCTGCCCAGGGGTGCGGCCGCGGTGAGCGAGCAGCAGGTTCAGGGTGTCGAGGAGGATCTCGGTTACCGGCTGCCGGGTGCGTACCGCTCGTTCCTGAAGGTGGCGGGCGGTTCGGCCCCGGTGGGCGCGGCGTTGGACGCGGAGCTGGGGCTGTTGGTGGACCAGCCGTTCTTCACGGTGCGTGACGAGGCGGCGGTGAACGATCTGGTGTACGTGAACAAGTGTCTGCGGGACCACTTCACCAAGGATTTCCTGGGTGTCGCTTTTGTCCAGGGTGGGATTCTCGCCGTGAAGGTGCGCGGCCAAGACCTTGGTTCGGTGTGGTTCTGCCCGTACGACGATGCCCGGGACCGGGACGGCTGGAGTGTCCAGGAGCGTGTGGAGCGGCTGTTGCTGCCCTGCGGTGCGGACTTCGATGCCTTCCTCCAGCGGTTGGCGGGCAATCCGCCGGAGTTGGAGACCGTGGCGAACCTGATGGTGGACGGTGGCTTCGCGCGCGCCGTCCCGGTGGAGGGGTGA
- a CDS encoding cytochrome P450: MSTSSPSSPSFDPRAPSGCPVGAGGDAGAVRLSGASYQQTPTELYRSLRRDHGAVAPVLLDGDVPAWLVLGYAELTYVTTHDELFARDSRRWNQWETIPPDWPLMPFVGYQPSVLFTEGDEHRRRAGVITEALEGIDQFELARDCRRIADRLIAEFAGSGRTELMSSYVHALPMRAVVQMCGMPVSGSDTQQLVEDLRISLDAGEGDDPVAAYGRVGDRLRRLVKDKRAAPGTDVTSRMVTHGAGLTDEEIVQDLISVIAAAQQPTANWICNTLRLLLTDERFALNVSGGRLSVGEALNEVLWLDTPTQNFIGRWAVRDTQLGGRHIRAGDCLVLGLAAANTDPEIWPESYVGAENSAHLSFSGGEHRCPYPAPLLADVMARTAVETLLEQLPDLMLAVEPTELSWRPSIWMRGLSTLPVQFSPMAH; this comes from the coding sequence ATGAGCACCTCCAGTCCCTCCAGTCCCTCCTTCGATCCCCGGGCCCCCTCCGGCTGCCCGGTCGGTGCCGGTGGCGACGCCGGTGCGGTGCGGCTGTCCGGAGCCTCCTACCAGCAGACGCCCACCGAGCTCTACCGCTCGCTGCGACGGGATCACGGGGCGGTGGCGCCGGTGCTGCTCGACGGGGACGTTCCCGCCTGGCTGGTCCTCGGCTACGCCGAACTGACCTACGTCACCACGCACGACGAACTGTTCGCGCGGGACTCACGCCGCTGGAACCAGTGGGAGACCATCCCCCCGGACTGGCCGCTGATGCCGTTCGTCGGCTACCAGCCGTCGGTGCTCTTCACCGAGGGCGACGAGCACCGGCGCAGGGCCGGCGTCATCACCGAAGCCCTCGAAGGCATCGACCAGTTCGAGCTGGCACGCGACTGCCGGCGCATCGCCGACCGGCTCATCGCGGAGTTCGCCGGAAGCGGCCGGACGGAACTGATGAGCAGTTACGTCCACGCCCTGCCGATGCGGGCCGTGGTCCAGATGTGCGGCATGCCGGTATCGGGCTCCGACACCCAGCAGCTGGTGGAAGACCTGCGCATCTCGCTCGACGCCGGCGAGGGCGACGACCCGGTGGCGGCCTACGGACGCGTCGGCGACCGGCTGCGCCGACTGGTCAAGGACAAGCGGGCGGCACCCGGCACCGACGTCACCTCCCGCATGGTGACGCACGGGGCGGGCCTCACGGACGAGGAGATCGTCCAGGACCTGATCTCGGTGATCGCCGCGGCCCAGCAGCCCACCGCGAACTGGATCTGCAACACGCTGCGGCTGCTCCTGACGGACGAACGCTTCGCACTGAACGTCTCCGGCGGGCGGCTCAGCGTCGGCGAGGCGCTCAACGAGGTGCTGTGGCTCGACACCCCGACGCAGAACTTCATCGGCCGCTGGGCCGTACGGGACACCCAGCTCGGCGGCCGGCACATCCGGGCGGGCGACTGCCTGGTCCTCGGGCTCGCCGCGGCCAACACCGACCCGGAGATCTGGCCGGAGAGTTACGTCGGCGCCGAGAACTCCGCGCACCTGTCGTTCAGCGGCGGCGAACACCGCTGTCCCTATCCCGCACCGCTGCTGGCCGACGTGATGGCCCGTACGGCGGTGGAGACGCTGCTGGAGCAGCTGCCGGACCTGATGCTGGCGGTCGAGCCGACGGAGCTCTCCTGGCGTCCTTCGATCTGGATGCGCGGGCTGTCGACGCTGCCGGTCCAGTTCAGCCCGATGGCCCACTAG
- a CDS encoding cellulose-binding protein, with protein sequence MSAGPGSAYDVVGVRGRGYRPEQVDRVAAALVAERDGALAELTRLTGRVEELLAESARLAEAVATLPVQDYAELGERAQRILALAESEAEALDADAVAAGQALRDAAEAAGRVAGDAAREAAGGVRAAADRAAEERVAGAVREAEGLLAAARQDAEEVRAAAASVMAATRDRTASVLAHQEQEHAERLKAAEAEMAAAEAASEARFAGLTERAEALLAEAGRDLAATQEVARHGQEDAEARAAELLAEARVREERVVRETERILREHEEGREEAQAHMAHVRSSLAALTGRVASGD encoded by the coding sequence ATGAGTGCTGGACCGGGGTCCGCGTACGACGTCGTCGGGGTGCGGGGGCGTGGTTACCGTCCGGAGCAGGTGGACCGGGTGGCGGCCGCCCTGGTCGCCGAGCGGGACGGGGCGCTCGCCGAGCTCACGCGGCTGACGGGCAGGGTGGAGGAGCTGCTCGCGGAGTCCGCCCGGCTGGCGGAGGCTGTGGCGACGCTGCCCGTGCAGGACTACGCGGAGCTGGGGGAGCGGGCGCAGCGGATCCTGGCGCTGGCCGAGAGCGAGGCGGAGGCGCTGGACGCCGATGCGGTCGCGGCGGGCCAGGCGCTGCGGGACGCGGCGGAGGCGGCGGGCCGGGTGGCCGGGGACGCGGCGCGCGAGGCGGCCGGCGGGGTGCGTGCGGCGGCGGACCGGGCGGCCGAGGAGCGGGTGGCGGGGGCGGTCCGGGAGGCGGAGGGGCTGCTCGCCGCGGCCCGGCAGGACGCCGAGGAGGTGCGGGCGGCGGCCGCTTCCGTGATGGCGGCGACCCGTGACCGTACGGCGAGCGTGCTGGCCCACCAGGAGCAGGAGCACGCGGAGCGCCTCAAGGCGGCCGAGGCCGAGATGGCCGCCGCCGAGGCGGCGTCGGAGGCCCGGTTCGCGGGGCTGACCGAGCGGGCCGAGGCGCTGCTCGCGGAGGCGGGACGGGACCTCGCCGCCACGCAGGAGGTGGCCCGGCACGGCCAGGAGGACGCGGAGGCGCGGGCGGCGGAGCTGCTGGCCGAGGCCCGGGTCCGTGAGGAGCGGGTGGTGCGGGAGACGGAGCGGATCCTGCGGGAGCACGAGGAGGGCCGCGAGGAGGCCCAGGCGCACATGGCGCATGTGCGCAGCTCGCTGGCGGCGCTGACGGGGCGGGTGGCGTCGGGCGACTGA
- a CDS encoding cytochrome P450, with protein MRQDTPLMWHEATGSYIVSRYEDVERVFKDKEGEFTTENYDWQIEPVHGRTILQLSGREHAVRRALVAPAFRGSDLREKFLPVIERNSRELIDRFRDAGSVDLVADYATRFPVNVIADMLGLDKSDYERFHGWYTAVIAFLGNLSGDPEVARAGERTRVEFAEYMLPIIRKRREEPGDDLLSTLCTAEVDGVRMGDEDIKAFCSLLLAAGGETTDKAIAGIFTNLLRHPEQLAAVRADRTLISRAFAETLRYTPPVHMIMRKSATEVVLSGGTVPAGVTVTCLIGAANRDEDRYRNPDVFDIFREDLTATNAFSAAADHLAFALGRHFCVGALLAKAEVEIGVGQLLDAMPDLRLADGFDPVERGVFTRGPQSLPVRFTPVSG; from the coding sequence ATGCGTCAGGACACGCCCCTCATGTGGCACGAGGCCACCGGAAGTTACATCGTCTCGCGTTATGAGGACGTCGAGCGCGTCTTCAAGGACAAAGAAGGCGAATTCACCACGGAGAACTACGACTGGCAGATCGAACCCGTGCACGGGCGGACGATCCTCCAGCTCAGCGGGCGCGAGCACGCCGTGCGTCGGGCCCTGGTCGCGCCGGCCTTCCGGGGCAGCGACCTGCGCGAGAAGTTTTTACCGGTCATCGAGCGCAATTCGCGCGAATTGATCGACAGGTTCCGTGATGCGGGTTCCGTCGATCTGGTCGCCGACTATGCCACCCGCTTTCCTGTCAACGTCATCGCCGACATGCTCGGACTGGACAAGTCCGACTATGAGCGCTTTCACGGTTGGTACACGGCCGTCATCGCGTTTCTCGGCAATCTCTCCGGTGATCCGGAGGTGGCCCGGGCCGGTGAGCGTACGCGCGTCGAATTCGCCGAGTACATGCTGCCGATCATCCGGAAGCGGCGGGAGGAGCCGGGCGACGATCTGCTGTCGACGCTGTGCACCGCGGAGGTCGACGGCGTCCGGATGGGCGACGAGGACATCAAGGCGTTCTGCAGTCTGCTGCTGGCCGCCGGGGGTGAGACCACCGACAAGGCCATCGCCGGCATCTTCACCAATCTGCTGCGCCACCCGGAGCAGTTGGCGGCGGTCCGCGCCGATCGCACCCTCATATCCCGCGCCTTCGCCGAGACGCTGCGCTACACGCCGCCGGTGCACATGATCATGCGCAAGTCGGCGACGGAGGTGGTGCTCAGCGGCGGTACCGTACCGGCGGGTGTCACCGTCACCTGTCTGATAGGCGCCGCCAACCGTGACGAGGACCGCTACCGGAACCCGGATGTCTTCGACATCTTCCGTGAGGACCTGACCGCCACGAACGCCTTCTCGGCGGCGGCCGACCATCTCGCCTTCGCACTCGGCCGGCACTTCTGCGTCGGTGCTCTGCTGGCCAAGGCCGAGGTCGAGATCGGGGTGGGCCAGTTGCTGGACGCGATGCCGGACCTGCGGCTGGCCGACGGCTTCGACCCGGTCGAGCGGGGTGTCTTCACTCGAGGGCCGCAGAGCCTGCCGGTCCGCTTCACGCCGGTGTCCGGCTGA